Proteins from a single region of Thermanaerothrix sp.:
- a CDS encoding putative sulfate exporter family transporter — protein MAKGVLFTLGLAALGTALSHLPALETVGAMLTSILLAVIYRNTMGYPEGLKAGIRFSGQKILRFAIVLYGFKLNVQVIIHKGATQLQYDAQSILIAIGGTMLIARLIGAERRLSLLLGIGTGVCGAAAIAAAAPALEADEEETAIGVGIVALVGTLFALTYAFLRSRLPLSPVEYGILSGISLHEIAHVAAAASPAGPEALAEALLAKLGRVFLMVPLVLAISLLKRRPKSPEAPGTPQLPWFLGGFVMTSLMGTYLPIPKGALSVISTGASFLLASAMVGLGLNVHLANFKRALKPMTAMLAASVILSWASYLTIRP, from the coding sequence GCGTGCTATTCACGTTAGGCTTGGCTGCCTTGGGCACCGCCCTTTCACACCTTCCGGCGCTGGAAACCGTGGGAGCCATGCTGACCTCCATACTGCTGGCGGTTATCTACCGCAACACCATGGGCTACCCGGAGGGACTTAAAGCGGGGATCCGGTTCTCCGGGCAGAAGATACTGCGCTTCGCCATCGTGCTTTACGGCTTCAAGCTGAACGTCCAGGTCATCATCCACAAGGGGGCAACCCAGCTGCAATACGACGCCCAGAGCATACTTATCGCCATAGGGGGCACCATGCTCATAGCACGTCTCATAGGGGCGGAAAGACGCCTCTCCTTGCTCCTTGGCATAGGCACCGGCGTGTGCGGTGCGGCAGCCATCGCCGCCGCGGCCCCGGCACTGGAGGCCGACGAGGAGGAGACCGCCATAGGGGTAGGGATCGTGGCCCTGGTGGGAACCCTCTTCGCCCTGACCTACGCCTTCCTTCGAAGCCGTCTTCCCCTTTCGCCAGTGGAGTACGGCATCCTCAGCGGCATCAGCCTGCACGAGATAGCCCACGTGGCCGCCGCGGCATCCCCCGCGGGACCTGAAGCCCTGGCGGAAGCCCTTCTTGCAAAACTAGGGCGGGTGTTCCTCATGGTCCCCCTGGTGTTGGCCATATCCCTTCTCAAGCGACGCCCTAAAAGCCCGGAAGCGCCAGGCACCCCACAGCTACCCTGGTTCCTTGGGGGGTTCGTCATGACCAGCCTCATGGGCACCTACCTTCCAATACCCAAGGGGGCCCTATCCGTCATCTCCACCGGAGCATCGTTCCTCCTGGCCTCCGCCATGGTGGGCCTTGGGCTGAACGTGCACCTGGCCAACTTCAAAAGGGCGCTGAAGCCCATGACCGCCATGCTGGCGGCCTCCGTCATCCTCTCCTGGGCATCTTACCTCACCATAAGGCCATAA
- a CDS encoding phosphodiester glycosidase family protein yields the protein MKSRSGLTGIMAALLALQLNLMCLPGGTVWALDEGQAGSAAQEAAPGKGSGPSERVQTLRSLGFGAAADLLEAMESAGLNPVVSPDLSPKSASQDTSISTSQDTAPQGSYAFGVEITDEIHGASLKVVQRGKSVKVTGPYFLQSDRGDLYQEMALWAIRSGKSATQLPDGTIQVGPFETPSQALEEAEKNPQWNASCVGTQETQGGTSRLYYAVLRIDPSKLKVEPVFAGSFGMGRSTMSFLYSKSQGAVAMVNGGYYYNAYPLGTLVHKGIPMGRPIPGRSAVGVTDDGSVFFGDGTAYFGVSAMGTVMPITDFNIPPKNGNLSLFNHRIYRPISLPPGTTLLGIREGKACPIDEADFVLAGTGTAGELLSRIPNGEAVELIRNFAFPAFSSCGLVLQGGPMIVENRTYVSRKEGLSRTITHRRHPRTLVGVDDKGLVFMVIDGRNGHSDGVTLEEAARLAAEEGLTAALNLDGGGSSQMIWRSVTINKPSDRRERPLPYGLGVFPK from the coding sequence ATGAAGTCACGTTCCGGCTTAACTGGGATTATGGCGGCCCTTTTGGCCCTGCAGCTGAACCTTATGTGCCTTCCAGGAGGGACTGTCTGGGCCCTGGATGAAGGCCAAGCAGGATCTGCCGCCCAAGAGGCCGCCCCGGGGAAGGGATCAGGGCCATCCGAAAGGGTCCAGACCCTAAGGAGCCTCGGATTCGGGGCGGCGGCGGACCTCTTGGAGGCCATGGAGTCCGCGGGGTTGAACCCAGTGGTATCACCAGACCTCTCGCCAAAATCCGCTTCCCAGGATACATCCATATCCACATCCCAGGATACGGCCCCCCAAGGGTCATACGCCTTCGGGGTGGAGATAACCGATGAGATCCACGGGGCCTCCCTCAAGGTGGTTCAGCGGGGCAAATCGGTTAAGGTCACGGGCCCATACTTCCTGCAGTCCGACCGGGGGGACCTGTACCAGGAGATGGCCCTTTGGGCCATAAGGTCCGGCAAGTCGGCGACGCAGCTTCCGGACGGCACGATCCAGGTGGGGCCCTTCGAAACCCCCTCCCAGGCCCTTGAAGAGGCGGAGAAGAACCCCCAGTGGAACGCCTCCTGCGTTGGCACCCAGGAGACCCAGGGGGGAACCTCCCGGCTGTACTACGCGGTCCTACGGATAGACCCCTCCAAGCTTAAGGTGGAGCCGGTCTTCGCGGGATCCTTCGGCATGGGACGATCTACCATGTCCTTCCTCTACTCCAAGTCCCAAGGGGCGGTGGCCATGGTGAACGGCGGCTACTACTACAACGCCTATCCCCTAGGCACGTTGGTCCACAAGGGGATACCCATGGGAAGGCCCATCCCGGGGCGCTCGGCGGTGGGCGTCACCGACGATGGATCCGTGTTCTTCGGCGACGGCACCGCGTACTTCGGCGTAAGTGCAATGGGCACGGTGATGCCCATAACGGACTTCAACATACCGCCTAAGAACGGCAACCTGTCCCTTTTCAACCACCGGATATACCGGCCCATCTCCCTTCCCCCTGGAACGACCCTTCTTGGGATAAGGGAAGGGAAGGCGTGCCCCATTGATGAAGCGGACTTCGTGCTGGCGGGCACCGGCACTGCCGGAGAGCTGTTGTCCCGGATACCCAACGGCGAGGCGGTGGAGCTTATAAGGAACTTCGCCTTCCCCGCCTTCAGCTCCTGCGGGCTGGTGCTTCAAGGGGGGCCCATGATAGTGGAGAACCGGACCTACGTAAGCCGCAAAGAGGGGCTCTCCAGGACCATAACCCATCGCAGGCACCCAAGGACCCTCGTGGGGGTGGACGATAAGGGCCTGGTCTTCATGGTCATAGACGGACGAAACGGCCACAGCGACGGGGTCACCCTGGAGGAGGCCGCCCGGCTGGCCGCAGAGGAGGGGCTGACGGCGGCGCTCAACCTGGACGGCGGCGGGTCCTCCCAGATGATATGGCGGTCCGTGACGATAAATAAGCCATCGGACCGCCGGGAGCGGCCCCTGCCCTACGGGCTTGGGGTCTTCCCCAAGTAG
- a CDS encoding mechanosensitive ion channel family protein — translation MKDRLAAIVDKLWGDVLGVIDDLFLWVLLYWALKRFIRHGIRIAKARAQSEGDQKRLDTLERVAMSTLRTVTVIVLFLSVLDAVGVNVKALLAGVGVAGLGISLAAQSMIKDFLCGVLILLENQFNVGDVVTIGQFSGVVETFKLRVTHLRNLDGELIVIPNSQITTVVNQTKGWSVAKVEVGIPYESDAAGAMAVMEECGRALMDEMGELVLEAPSVQGIVDFRDSSVILRALIKTPPGRHWEVGRRYRMLLKDAFQGRGMGFAYPRLDVEIKGPYLGKTPSP, via the coding sequence TTGAAGGACAGGCTGGCTGCCATTGTGGACAAGCTCTGGGGGGACGTGTTGGGGGTAATTGACGACCTGTTCCTTTGGGTCCTGCTTTACTGGGCCCTTAAGAGGTTTATAAGGCACGGCATAAGGATAGCCAAGGCTAGGGCCCAGTCGGAGGGGGACCAGAAGAGGCTGGACACCCTTGAGAGGGTGGCCATGTCGACCCTTAGGACCGTGACGGTTATAGTACTGTTCCTTTCCGTGCTTGATGCGGTGGGGGTGAACGTGAAGGCCCTGCTGGCGGGGGTTGGAGTGGCGGGGTTGGGCATATCCCTGGCGGCCCAGAGCATGATAAAGGACTTCCTGTGCGGGGTGCTGATACTGTTGGAGAACCAGTTCAACGTGGGGGACGTGGTGACCATAGGGCAGTTCAGCGGGGTGGTGGAGACCTTTAAACTTAGGGTTACGCACCTCAGGAACCTTGATGGGGAGCTCATCGTGATCCCAAACAGCCAGATAACCACCGTGGTGAACCAGACCAAGGGTTGGTCGGTGGCCAAGGTGGAGGTGGGCATCCCCTACGAGTCCGACGCGGCGGGGGCCATGGCGGTGATGGAGGAGTGCGGCAGGGCCTTGATGGACGAGATGGGGGAGCTTGTGTTGGAGGCCCCTTCGGTGCAGGGCATAGTGGACTTTCGGGACAGCAGCGTCATACTTAGGGCCCTCATAAAGACCCCTCCCGGGAGGCACTGGGAGGTTGGAAGGCGCTACCGGATGCTCCTCAAGGATGCCTTCCAGGGGAGGGGCATGGGCTTCGCTTACCCGAGGCTGGACGTGGAGATAAAGGGGCCCTACTTGGGGAAGACCCCAAGCCCGTAG
- the nhaC gene encoding Na+/H+ antiporter NhaC: MTEERKYRKPSLMEALLVLLFSAAFIGAGVLYWEVSVHIPIVVAATVASLVGRFVIGRPWRDIEEGMVNGIMVGMQAMLILYIIGMLVGTWIPGGVVPSMIYYGLSLLNPSAFLLTALIMCSIVSFATGTSWGTSGTVGIALMGIGAGLGIPAPITAGFIISGAYVGDKMSPLSDTTNLAPAVAGTDLFQHIRAMMWTTLPTYAIVCVISVFLGMKYAGGNLDAAKIKAIQAILSGEFNISVMGLIPPILVIAMCVLKIPAIPGLFAGVVAGGVLAIFNGYSIGDVLNVTLDGYSAQLSAKLAEASDMAAVAKILQEAGISGVAPEMAKEVGGMLSDLLTRGGMSSMYSTIALITCALSFGGIMERCGFLEVILDHVLKVVSSVGGLVASVITASFISNLFLGDQYLSIAMPGRIFKNAFDWKGLHPRMLSRSLEDSGTLTSVLIPWNTCGAYNSGVLGVKTVEYAPYAILNWLNPIMAITITYLGIGIAWRGKEGEPVIAKSRPADLVEG, from the coding sequence ATGACGGAAGAGAGGAAGTACCGAAAGCCCAGCCTGATGGAGGCTCTCCTGGTCCTCCTTTTCAGCGCCGCCTTCATAGGGGCGGGGGTTCTATATTGGGAGGTTTCTGTTCACATACCCATAGTGGTTGCCGCCACGGTGGCATCCCTTGTGGGGCGTTTCGTCATCGGCCGTCCCTGGCGGGATATCGAGGAAGGAATGGTAAACGGCATCATGGTGGGCATGCAGGCCATGCTCATACTCTACATAATAGGAATGCTGGTGGGCACCTGGATCCCCGGAGGGGTGGTGCCCAGCATGATTTATTACGGCCTGTCGCTTCTTAATCCTTCGGCGTTCCTTTTGACCGCCCTCATAATGTGCTCCATAGTTTCCTTCGCCACCGGCACATCTTGGGGTACCAGCGGCACCGTGGGCATAGCCCTCATGGGCATAGGGGCGGGGCTTGGGATACCGGCTCCCATAACCGCGGGCTTCATAATCTCCGGCGCCTACGTGGGGGACAAGATGTCTCCCCTGTCGGACACCACCAACCTGGCTCCGGCGGTTGCGGGCACCGACCTCTTCCAGCACATAAGGGCCATGATGTGGACCACCCTTCCCACCTACGCCATAGTCTGCGTGATCTCGGTGTTCCTTGGCATGAAGTACGCGGGCGGCAACCTGGACGCCGCCAAGATAAAGGCCATCCAGGCGATCCTCTCCGGTGAGTTCAACATAAGCGTCATGGGCCTCATACCCCCCATCCTGGTCATAGCCATGTGCGTGCTTAAGATCCCCGCCATACCGGGGCTCTTCGCCGGCGTGGTGGCCGGAGGGGTGCTTGCCATATTCAACGGCTACAGCATAGGGGACGTGTTGAACGTGACTCTGGACGGTTACTCCGCCCAGCTGTCCGCCAAGCTGGCGGAGGCCTCCGACATGGCGGCGGTGGCCAAGATCCTTCAGGAGGCGGGCATATCCGGCGTCGCCCCCGAGATGGCCAAGGAGGTTGGGGGCATGCTTAGCGACCTCCTTACAAGGGGCGGCATGTCCTCCATGTACAGCACCATAGCCCTCATAACCTGCGCCCTGTCCTTTGGCGGCATCATGGAGAGGTGCGGGTTCCTTGAGGTCATATTGGACCACGTCCTCAAGGTTGTGAGCTCCGTAGGCGGACTGGTGGCGTCGGTCATAACCGCCAGCTTCATCTCCAACCTGTTCCTTGGGGATCAGTACCTGTCCATAGCCATGCCGGGCCGTATATTCAAGAACGCCTTCGACTGGAAGGGGCTCCATCCCAGGATGCTCTCCAGGAGCCTTGAGGACTCCGGCACGTTGACGTCGGTCTTGATACCCTGGAACACCTGCGGGGCCTATAACTCCGGCGTCCTTGGCGTTAAGACCGTGGAGTACGCCCCTTACGCCATACTCAACTGGCTTAACCCCATAATGGCCATAACCATAACCTACCTCGGCATAGGCATAGCCTGGCGGGGCAAGGAAGGGGAGCCTGTCATAGCCAAGAGCAGGCCCGCGGATCTGGTGGAGGGGTAG
- a CDS encoding ATP-dependent Clp protease proteolytic subunit: MGGSLFYILFFLFLIGPTLRQWRLNQMRLQAMRSLERRRNSRVITLIHRQETMGFWGMFQRNFINIEDSEEVLRVIRMTPDDTPIDLVVHTPGGLLLAAEQIAEALRKHRAKVTVFVPHYAMSGGTLIALAADEIVMDRHAVLGPVDPQLGQWPAASILKAVEQKPVSDVDDQTLIMADVARKAMVQTEAFVRRLLISNGMEEGKALELAKALTDGRWTHDYPISIDEARELGLPVSDEMPEEVCALMRLYPQSGQGRPSVQYVPLPNEVGLNS; this comes from the coding sequence GTGGGAGGAAGCCTGTTCTACATTCTTTTTTTTCTGTTCCTGATAGGCCCCACGCTTAGGCAGTGGCGGCTTAACCAGATGAGGCTTCAGGCCATGAGGAGCCTTGAGAGGCGACGCAACAGCCGGGTGATAACCCTCATCCACAGGCAGGAGACCATGGGTTTCTGGGGGATGTTCCAGCGGAACTTCATCAACATAGAGGACTCCGAGGAGGTGCTTCGGGTCATAAGGATGACCCCCGACGACACCCCCATAGACCTGGTGGTCCACACCCCCGGCGGTTTGTTGCTGGCGGCGGAGCAGATAGCCGAGGCCCTTCGGAAGCACCGGGCCAAGGTCACGGTCTTCGTGCCCCACTACGCCATGTCCGGCGGCACCCTTATAGCCCTGGCGGCGGATGAGATAGTGATGGACCGGCACGCGGTTTTGGGCCCCGTGGACCCTCAGCTTGGGCAGTGGCCCGCGGCTTCTATCCTAAAGGCGGTGGAGCAGAAGCCGGTGTCCGATGTGGACGACCAGACCTTGATAATGGCCGACGTGGCCAGGAAGGCCATGGTTCAGACCGAGGCTTTCGTGAGGCGCCTTTTGATCTCCAACGGCATGGAGGAGGGCAAGGCCTTGGAGCTTGCGAAGGCCCTCACCGACGGCCGCTGGACCCACGACTACCCCATAAGCATCGATGAGGCTAGGGAGTTGGGGCTCCCGGTGAGCGACGAGATGCCGGAGGAGGTATGCGCTCTCATGAGGCTGTACCCCCAGTCCGGGCAGGGACGTCCTTCGGTGCAGTACGTGCCCCTGCCAAACGAGGTGGGGCTGAACTCTTAA